The following are encoded in a window of Solidesulfovibrio magneticus RS-1 genomic DNA:
- a CDS encoding glycosyltransferase family 39 protein: protein MLAALVLRFYHLDSCPLWWDEVLVPLNAQYGVAYVIERALRCDFHPPYFTLLGTLFLGLGTSELALRLIPALCGVGLVAYVGRSFAPLFGQGPSLVAASLLAVSAMNLFVSRSVRPYALIVLFSCMAFGFFLRYLKGGGHRDGLALLACNLAFVLFHFSGLIILFAQLCVFLFWRLAYDRRTARLEWITATAFCALVAGLLAPFFLAHVAGFAAPAQATMAATFLECLKNIANGLASATMIPKDLSFNSSVTLNSLLIVCIVVGILRSYRIDRRLTLACLIYIATPIVVLTLKRYASYFNPWHVLFLSPVLLLFAATGICALLEKATKSPLVGPVVAIVIALAGTVYFFTANSVIFSKQYHYTASYQPLAQAAGRYIDPKAVTVFSDGSLADCIGWYTKQYAVPDPFTHSPDLAANAPVDVTFVSFGDFAHFGATEQEFLQLFGPPTSVATIPITPLQPLTRYSFHYPHSSLPTLADLPTTRTLTSAPRDLFSHASRLHNVTLYQYFEKGVRVLDPARPGIVEYEFACPDAQMAPSLLAGSLSYRNTAVGGRLTATYSFDDEPLTPFFVSAGPDGSTRKSFLLVRKAPYSRLRLRLQLDNPRPPAGMTGPSMDSLQWTDLTLYANNIATERFISSSLVIDTTLGAIEHEGTTAYRWASGPTTRFQFALSAPETITIEAACNNPIPGQGINYFLNGAPIASVKDLPVQPWLGEFTEQTITARGQAGENLLELRFEKWNQQPNDPQATFAPKDGRPLAAACTLLRINRQQPPDLTEQR, encoded by the coding sequence GTGCTGGCGGCCCTGGTCCTGCGCTTTTACCACCTGGACAGCTGCCCACTGTGGTGGGACGAAGTCCTTGTCCCGCTCAACGCCCAATATGGAGTTGCCTACGTCATCGAACGCGCTTTGCGCTGCGACTTCCATCCGCCCTATTTCACGCTGCTGGGAACCCTCTTCCTCGGCCTGGGCACAAGCGAGCTGGCTCTTCGCCTGATCCCGGCCCTGTGCGGTGTGGGTCTCGTAGCTTATGTCGGCCGGTCCTTCGCGCCCTTGTTTGGCCAGGGACCAAGTCTGGTGGCCGCCTCTTTGCTGGCCGTTAGCGCCATGAACCTGTTCGTCTCCCGCAGCGTGCGCCCCTATGCCTTGATCGTGCTCTTTTCCTGCATGGCCTTTGGCTTTTTTCTGCGCTACCTCAAAGGGGGGGGGCACCGCGACGGTCTCGCCCTGCTGGCCTGCAACCTGGCCTTTGTGTTGTTCCATTTTTCCGGGTTGATCATCCTTTTTGCCCAGCTGTGCGTCTTTCTGTTCTGGCGGCTGGCCTACGACAGACGGACGGCCCGGCTTGAATGGATCACGGCGACAGCCTTTTGCGCCCTGGTCGCAGGCTTGCTGGCCCCCTTCTTCCTGGCCCATGTCGCAGGCTTTGCCGCACCGGCCCAGGCCACGATGGCTGCCACTTTTCTGGAATGCCTGAAAAACATCGCCAACGGCCTCGCCTCGGCCACGATGATCCCCAAAGATCTGTCCTTTAATTCCAGCGTTACCCTAAACAGCCTCCTCATCGTTTGCATCGTTGTCGGCATTCTCCGTTCATACCGGATCGACAGACGCCTCACCCTCGCCTGCCTCATCTATATTGCTACGCCTATCGTTGTCCTGACCCTCAAACGCTACGCTTCCTACTTCAATCCTTGGCACGTTTTGTTTCTAAGCCCCGTCCTGCTGCTTTTCGCGGCTACGGGTATCTGTGCCCTCCTGGAAAAGGCGACCAAAAGCCCACTCGTGGGCCCTGTGGTCGCCATCGTGATCGCCCTGGCTGGGACCGTGTATTTTTTCACGGCCAACAGCGTGATCTTTTCAAAGCAATACCATTATACTGCAAGTTATCAGCCTTTGGCCCAGGCCGCCGGACGCTACATTGATCCCAAGGCCGTCACGGTCTTTTCCGACGGCTCCCTGGCGGACTGCATCGGCTGGTACACCAAGCAATACGCCGTCCCCGATCCATTTACGCATTCTCCCGATCTGGCCGCCAACGCGCCTGTTGACGTGACCTTTGTCAGTTTCGGCGACTTTGCCCATTTCGGGGCCACCGAACAGGAATTTCTCCAACTTTTTGGGCCACCCACCTCGGTTGCCACCATCCCGATCACCCCGTTGCAGCCCTTGACCCGCTATAGCTTCCACTATCCGCACAGCTCGCTGCCGACCCTGGCCGATCTACCGACCACCCGCACCCTGACAAGCGCCCCCAGGGATCTATTCAGCCATGCCAGCCGACTGCACAATGTGACCCTGTACCAGTACTTTGAAAAAGGGGTCCGAGTACTTGATCCCGCCCGGCCGGGCATCGTGGAATACGAGTTTGCCTGCCCCGATGCCCAAATGGCGCCGTCCCTGCTGGCCGGCAGCCTGTCGTACCGCAACACAGCCGTTGGCGGCCGCCTAACCGCCACCTACTCCTTTGACGATGAGCCCCTGACCCCTTTTTTTGTGAGTGCCGGACCGGATGGGTCCACCCGCAAAAGTTTCCTTCTTGTCAGGAAAGCTCCCTACAGCCGCCTGCGGCTTCGCCTGCAACTGGACAATCCCAGGCCGCCAGCCGGCATGACCGGCCCCTCAATGGACAGCCTGCAGTGGACCGACCTAACCCTGTACGCCAATAACATCGCCACGGAGCGATTCATTTCGAGCAGCCTAGTCATCGATACAACGCTGGGGGCAATTGAACACGAAGGGACGACGGCCTACCGGTGGGCCTCTGGTCCGACCACCCGCTTCCAGTTTGCCCTTTCGGCCCCTGAAACCATCACCATCGAGGCGGCCTGCAACAATCCTATCCCGGGACAGGGCATCAATTATTTCCTCAACGGCGCGCCCATTGCGTCGGTTAAGGATCTGCCGGTCCAGCCCTGGCTTGGCGAATTCACGGAACAGACCATCACGGCCAGGGGACAGGCCGGGGAGAATCTGCTGGAATTGCGTTTTGAGAAGTGGAATCAGCAACCGAACGACCCGCAGGCGACCTTTGCCCCGAAGGACGGACGCCCCCTGGCCGCGGCCTGCACACTACTGCGCATCAACCGGCAACAGCCGCCGGATTTGACAGAGCAGCGGTGA
- a CDS encoding GDSL-type esterase/lipase family protein, protein MRIKRGAMVSFWFRATVISAALVLCATGALAKTVFLGGSQTAGWKHMGMFKDVVNKGAVSNTTAKILKTLGPVVAQKPEKVFILEGINELYSPNAAILARYREILLRINKGSPKTMIFVQSVLPVVNRQDLSNDKIMELNAGLKTLCGEMQNCVYIDLYSHFAEGGALRESLTTDGVHLRPDGYKLWQALIEKYVTQPNDQLTRPETVAGLSQPAATSAN, encoded by the coding sequence GTGTCGTTTTGGTTTCGCGCGACCGTCATTTCGGCGGCGCTCGTGTTGTGCGCCACCGGGGCGCTGGCCAAGACCGTCTTTTTGGGCGGCAGCCAGACGGCCGGCTGGAAGCACATGGGCATGTTTAAGGATGTGGTCAACAAGGGTGCGGTGAGCAACACCACGGCCAAGATTTTAAAGACCTTGGGGCCGGTAGTAGCTCAGAAGCCGGAAAAGGTCTTCATTTTGGAAGGCATAAACGAGCTGTATAGCCCCAATGCCGCCATCCTGGCCCGTTACCGCGAGATTTTGCTTCGCATCAACAAGGGTTCGCCCAAGACCATGATTTTCGTGCAAAGCGTGCTGCCGGTGGTGAACCGCCAGGACCTTTCCAACGACAAGATCATGGAATTAAACGCCGGCCTCAAGACGCTTTGCGGCGAGATGCAAAACTGCGTCTACATCGATCTTTACAGCCATTTCGCGGAGGGCGGCGCGTTGCGGGAATCCCTGACCACTGACGGCGTGCACCTGCGCCCCGACGGCTACAAGCTGTGGCAGGCGCTTATCGAGAAGTACGTGACCCAGCCCAACGACCAGCTCACCCGGCCCGAGACCGTGGCCGGCCTGAGCCAGCCGGCGGCGACAAGCGCCAACTGA